In the genome of Electrophorus electricus isolate fEleEle1 chromosome 21, fEleEle1.pri, whole genome shotgun sequence, the window GCCCGATATGAGTGTTTTCTACAAGTGAAACAGTAGCAATATTTTCTGGACCCTTTAGTGTTGTTGCAGTGAACTCTCCATTACTCTTCTCTTCGAGCGATGAAATAAGATCAATAATTACTTTTCCAGGCCAAGGGTGGCGGTATTACGCTCAAACGGAAAATAGAACGGAAAAAGAGGAaacgaagaagaagaagcagcagcagaagaagaagCATTTCTTCTTGCTTCACTTGCTGCGCATGACAGCTGCTCAGGTGGGTGTTTTGTGGGATTTTGCTGAACGACTGGATTCCAACGCTATTTTTCATctatcttgtgtattttagcaTGATTGTGTGGTGGAGGCTAGAGAAATTCGTTAGCTAACTAGCGTTATATAGCTAAAAAGCTAACTTACAAGTTGCCCGTCCGAAGGGTTAGTTTCAAAGTTGAAACGTCAGCATACACCAACACTACTTTTTAAATAGGCTGGCTAATGTTTCCGTTTATAAATAACGGTATTATGTTTGGTAACATTTCCCATGACTTTACAGTTGACAGTTATTGGGAGCCTGTATTCACTGCAAGGGAACTTTAGCCACCTAAATTATTCCTTATGGTGTAGTGTTTTGGGGAACAACGTTTTGGTGGAGGTCCGTGGTTTTTCAGGGTTGGAATGGCTTCACGGTCTGGACCAAGAGCTTCAGGGACAGACGGGAGTGACTTTCAGCACCGGGAACGCGTGGCTGCGCATTATCAGATGAGGTGTGCATCAGTGCATTTGTGTACCTATGATTGTACTGACTTCTTGTCTTATGTTTTATTGAAatacatttatctttttttttcttcttcttctaaatGCTTGTTAAACACCTTAAGGCATGTGAAAAGGACAACCCTGCAGGCTTTAGCAAATACAGCAATTCAGGACCAAGGGCCACAGAATTTAACAACTTGATGTTTTACTTGGTTCAGGAATGCAGCTAAGTTAATACGGGTTTAGGTCATTGAACATAGCGCAGGCCCTATGACAGAGATTCGCTGGATTAGAGAGACCATCTTGTTGTAGCCTCCTGCTGACactgcctctcctctctctcccctccagcgTGGCTCTGAAGTCAGAGATAAGGAAGCTGAATATGGCCCACATGGCGTTGTGGGCGCTGGTTGTGGCGCAGGTGCTGGTTAGCCACCTGAACCTGGTGAGCCACCGGGTGGTGGCCAGCCCCTACCAGTGGGAGTACCCCTACCTGCTCAGCATCCTGCCCACGGCGGTGAGCTTCGCCGCGCTGCCCCGCAACAACGTCGGCTACCTGGTGGTGTCCATGATCGGCGCGGGGCTCCTGTGCGTGGGGCCAATCGTCTACGGTAGCCTGGAGATGTTCCCCGTGGCACAGCAGCTCTGGCGGCACGGCAAGGCATACCGCTTCATCTTTGGCTTCTCCGCTGTCTCCGTGCTCTACCTGCTGCTGGTGGTAGCCATCCAGGTGCACGGCTGGCACATCTACTACAGCAAGAAGCTGCTGGACGCCTGGTTCGCCACCACGCAggacaagaagaaaaaataaaacctggGAGGTTGCCAAGGGTGGCAGACGGAGTTGAGGGTGATGCCTTCGTGTGCCTTTTTCTCCATCACGGAGATCCTTTTCATGCTTATTTTGTTAGATAACCGGAACATGTCtgcttaaaaagaaacaaagcaggCTGTAACCTTGCTACACCAAGCGGTACtgtttaaaccccccccccccccgccctcaGATCAGTCAGATTATATAACCCAGATTAAGATTAAGACTTTGTTTCCACTATCAAGGCACTTCACTCTCCCCTCCTGGATAAACGCCACATTAGGAAGTTATGTGGCAAGCAACTACACAAGACTGTAAGGAGCGTGAAGGCCAGATGGCACCCACATAAATGCTACGTGTCTGTTGCCATGTTCTCACTCAGATGTGTAGCTGGTGGCTACTGATTCTGCTGTTATTGATGTGGTGGCATTCAAGTTGCCCCCCTGTTGTTGTTCTGATATCTACCAGGTGCAAAAAGTGGATGGCAGTTATTTAAAGGTGAAATAAATCaggtattttaaaataactgctTCTTGTTGTTTGTGGTGGtgctgtttttattcatttgttttaaatccaGTTTTTCACCCATTGATTAGTCAGATCCAGTTCCCGTCACTGTAGGTCCTTTCCCATCATCTAATAGCAACAACTCAAAGCTTGTATGTGCTTCTTCTGCAGCCTGTGAGGCCAACTTACTTTCTCTTCAAACGGCATTATTCTGAGTAAAATAGTAATGGTGCATGCTCTAGATGACTGGCCAACTATTCAGTTCACCTGTTTCATGTTTAAACTCACCAGAAGATTCTCATAATACCAGctcaaacattacatttattgaaATATTACTGCAGCTCTGTTGTTTCTAGTGAATTCACAAATCTAGCTGTTTTTTGCCTTTGATAACCCTTTTTTAATGTtgagaggcttttttttttcttgactaaaatccaaataaataacattcattttgttGGTCTTGTTTCTGCCTTGTTTGAGTACATTTGTGCTTTGTGGGTGGAAACATAATTTGAGAGAATGTATTTTGCATTGGGGAGTTAATAAAAGACTTGTACTGTTCCATTGCCAATATATATCACTATAAAGGTCCTGACTGTACCCAGAACTGTAGTTCCAGTAAATGTGCATCACTCAgggtaaatgttttgttaaatcaTTCAAAATCATCGCTGTGTccagtaaaatattttcagcataATTTTTgaccaaaaaaccccaccaagACCTACAGTGAGTCATTAATCTttgaagtttttattttatgtcctccatttttaaattgaggATGCAAAattttacaaacaatataatTGTATACTacttagtgattttttttcctttttttcattgACTGTTGCATTGTGAGTTCTGTCAAAGAATTATAGTACAGTATGTCCTCCTCAGATCTCTGGAGGCTTTTGAagatgttgccactgttgttaTATAAATGCCATGAGGTATAAACTGTAAAATTGTTCTTTTCATAAAAACTAGGTAGTCCAGCAAGTAGCGTTGTTTGCACACTTTTGTCACAAGCTTGAATTAATTTGCTTTCTAAATCCCAACCACTTATTTGACTATAGGTTTCTCTTCCATGATAGAGAACAGAGGAGCAGTTGTGTAGGCTTAGCTGTGTTGCATCACACCTTGGAATGATGTGTGATATTTAAGGCAGTAAGAAGTAATTGGCATTTCCTTACAGTGGCTGAGTGTGAGGTGACAGCAGTAACTTCTGTTCCTCCTGCTTCTGTGATCTGGAACTCTAAATCTTATGAACATAATGGACCAACTTCTGATGCTTATTTTTGCCTCAGGTAAGTCTGTGTGGTGGTTGCTTATGCAGTTTATACTGTTACCAATAATCACTACtgtcaaaatgtaattacataaaCTAATTCTATAATTATATACCTCTACACTCTTAACCCCCATATTCATGATTGCTCTTGTGCATCAACAGCTAAATAACTTGCATATTCAATGCAGATTCAATGCTGGGAGGGCTGGTTCAAGCAAATTTTGTGCTAAATTGCAGTAACATTGGTGAATCACAGTTAGATATTCTTTTTAGTATAATCCTAGGCATGACTGACTGTTAAACTGGCCTATCAGTGGGCCAGTACTTATGTTACTGTACCAAACTGCAACTTTGGAAACTGATCTTTCTGAGgctattttaaagtgttttatgtGGAAGACTATGTTTCCTTTGACAACTGTATCTTAGCATTCTTCATGGAGTTGTACAAGGATTGATAATTGGTCCTATTCTGTTTTCCTTGTACATGCTGCTACTGAGTCAAACTATCATTGACCTTCTATGAATCCAGCTATGTCAGCATGTAAATTGTCTATTCAACCTCACATGTTAAACAAATAGCTTTGTGTAACGATGCCTTCATTAGCTCATCTTTGCAGTTCATTGTCAACTGCATGGATTTGCATGCAGGACATGTGTGCTGTTCAGGCTGTATTTTAAGGACTGACCATGAGTTGTGTGACAATGCTCTATTCATTAAGCTGTGATATCATGAAAAACTGCCTTTGCATGTCTTTCatttagctttattttcatttattgacATGCTGAATTCACACAGGATCAGGGGGATTTTAGAAACACCACTTATCTGTTttcagcatttatctgatgcttttatctaaagcaacttataattatgactgagtacaacttgagcaattgagggtcaggggcccaacagtggctacttggcagtggtggggcttgaatccaTATCCTTCTGCTTCAAGGCaagttccttaaccactgaactaccaccgCCCTACCTAGTTTTTTACCTTGCAACAACAATCCCAGTACACCATATAATGGGCCTGGTAACtgaagcaagcaagcaaacaaatattaaattgtACTGGGCTGTGGAGCGCTGGGAATGAAGCTGGACACCCACATATTAAAGCAAGTATTTGGATAAACTTAAGTTATTTTAACAGAGAAAATGCTGGTTGAAATACTTCACTCCAAATGTACATGCCAGAAATAGAAACACCACATGTGGAACAGAACACTGCTCTACACTAAGTGGTTCTCAGTTCCTAAGAAAAGTGCCTTAGTAATTGTCTCTTTCGGTGAATACAACAGTGACAGCAACTAACTACATCAACGCATTCAGTGGCATCACTACGACAACAGAGCCCACCTCAATGAACTTTAGATCCTCCACTatctcaacaacaacaacgacccCAGTGTACAGGACAACAGGAACTACTGCAATAACCACAACTACTTCACAGTGTCAGAATGGTGGTCACCCAGACAACGGCATCTGCCTCTGTCCCGATAACTACATTGGAAAGTGGTGTGAAATAGGCAAGTATCTTCTTGCATTCCCAGTTTTCTTCAATTGCAGTTTGACAGTTTATCTGTTAATGAGGTTGACTAGATCTACCCAAATGACAGGTGCAGGAACAGGATCATTTTAGCCTAAAACATCTTTAATTTAGCAACATTCTTCAACACAGACTCCTTTGTATACCTGTATTTGTAAAATAGCCTTGGTCAGTAGAG includes:
- the LOC113588512 gene encoding protein jagunal homolog 1-B-like; translated protein: MTAAQCFGEQRFGGGPWFFRVGMASRSGPRASGTDGSDFQHRERVAAHYQMSVALKSEIRKLNMAHMALWALVVAQVLVSHLNLVSHRVVASPYQWEYPYLLSILPTAVSFAALPRNNVGYLVVSMIGAGLLCVGPIVYGSLEMFPVAQQLWRHGKAYRFIFGFSAVSVLYLLLVVAIQVHGWHIYYSKKLLDAWFATTQDKKKK